From Amycolatopsis sp. cg9, one genomic window encodes:
- a CDS encoding MFS transporter, with product MLGFRLPAKPAVQRAVRLTYGFQFFFGLLLWVPIFYQYQKLAGLSDGEIFGIQSIYYIVFCLLEIPTGLIADRFDYRTSLTAGAGVLVVANLVPVFLGSYAGFLTHFILIALARSLVSGAQSAYLYEYLHAHGEGEHYLRVEGAGRAYSLVGKIVYWPVIGLLMTWNLPSPYWLTAINAGIALAFAAKLPPIPGGRRTSGKTASLLSGVGGAVSALRSSRWLALLMVQGIAMFTLVRICQVNLFQPILESKSLSVNWYGAVLAAMTIFEALGAARPHRLRRAIGPVGSVFTLTIVMALCLGVIVFVGSFATVIALCVFAVATGISFPVQKQLLNDSIPDSRYRATLLSMESIVDRAVCAVVAVALGAYLAAGQLNEFLVLSAVVTCAAMGLLAVLLLAVRKHRSDRRRPSGQTRVPTTAGRPST from the coding sequence ATGCTGGGCTTTCGCCTGCCCGCGAAACCCGCCGTTCAGCGCGCCGTCCGGCTGACCTACGGGTTCCAGTTCTTCTTCGGCCTGCTGCTGTGGGTGCCGATCTTCTACCAGTACCAGAAGCTCGCCGGCCTCTCCGACGGCGAGATCTTCGGCATCCAGAGCATCTACTACATCGTGTTCTGCCTGCTGGAGATCCCGACGGGCCTGATCGCCGACCGCTTCGACTACCGCACCTCGCTGACGGCGGGCGCCGGTGTGCTGGTGGTGGCGAACCTGGTGCCGGTGTTCCTGGGCTCGTACGCGGGGTTCCTGACGCACTTCATCCTGATCGCGCTGGCCCGGTCACTGGTGTCCGGCGCGCAGAGCGCGTACCTGTACGAGTACCTGCACGCCCACGGCGAAGGAGAGCACTACCTCCGCGTCGAAGGGGCCGGCCGCGCGTACAGCCTGGTCGGCAAGATCGTGTACTGGCCGGTGATCGGCTTGCTGATGACGTGGAACCTCCCTTCCCCGTACTGGCTGACGGCGATCAACGCGGGGATCGCACTGGCGTTCGCGGCCAAGCTCCCGCCGATCCCCGGCGGCCGCCGCACTTCGGGCAAAACGGCATCGCTCCTGTCCGGCGTCGGCGGCGCGGTGTCCGCGCTGCGGTCGTCCCGGTGGCTGGCGCTGCTGATGGTGCAGGGCATCGCGATGTTCACGCTCGTCCGCATCTGCCAGGTGAACCTGTTCCAGCCGATCCTGGAGTCGAAGTCGCTCTCGGTGAACTGGTACGGCGCGGTCCTGGCCGCGATGACGATCTTCGAAGCCCTGGGCGCGGCCCGCCCCCACCGCCTCCGCCGCGCGATCGGCCCGGTGGGCTCGGTGTTCACGCTGACCATCGTGATGGCGTTGTGCCTGGGCGTGATCGTGTTCGTGGGCTCCTTCGCGACGGTGATCGCGCTGTGCGTCTTCGCGGTGGCGACGGGGATTTCGTTCCCGGTGCAGAAGCAGCTGCTGAACGACTCCATCCCGGACTCCCGCTACCGCGCGACGCTCCTGTCCATGGAGTCCATTGTGGACCGCGCGGTGTGCGCCGTGGTGGCGGTGGCACTGGGCGCGTACCTGGCGGCCGGTCAGCTGAACGAGTTCCTGGTGCTGTCGGCCGTGGTGACATGCGCCGCGATGGGGCTGCTGGCAGTACTGCTGCTCGCGGTCCGCAAGCACCGCTCCGACCGCCGGCGACCATCCGGACAAACGAGGGTGCCCACCACCGCCGGACGGCCGTCAACCTGA
- a CDS encoding PEP/pyruvate-binding domain-containing protein, with product MSLTDVVAPSPAPENVAALVGERLSLSALHQLGGTLGGYSFVKVVVDRETSVIHFLNDARHSFHAIYIGEEILGVPGERVRAEIDSYNQAFYHAPDRRFLLGILARHPQLLSLETVEVDTMPAALIREFHAFVAEYVDPALPLVFKPANQLQERIVREIPADELPRVFAHELFSTAPFVALNPGTATGRLRAFRTEAEYRAATLDWTDIIVMDRVPDDVPRLSGIVNARHTTPLSHTNVLATGWQIPNAVQLGALAEVDRRGLDGKWVEYTVDTQALSLREIPAPAAATPPSWYAQRVTLEQPEADHSPIVNLARLRAADRYRYGTKAANLGELHHVLARGSERLLGFYQVPRPPRDNLLPYLARLLDVPADPASGPAVPDLTAAARRLLDERVRVPRGIAVPFSLQRRFLESSPRIQQAIGKLKMALELDAREIEPLCVELQTLIRSARMPGALAGEIDSALVSQLAGVRSFVVRSSSNAEDLAGFSAAGIYESLNHVTTAERIFASVKEVWASLVSVRSVRLRRQAGISLDDCYMGVVIQEQVTADFGGVLVTTNPMNRADFRTVYVNVSPRVTDVVEGSALPMQYLYSTVEGGGRTVSLGDASEDLDEAAHEQLQRLAVAGRLLQGHFSPDYTFDSPVDVEWLADRDHIHLVQLRPYSV from the coding sequence GTGTCCCTGACCGATGTGGTCGCCCCCAGTCCTGCCCCCGAGAACGTCGCCGCACTGGTCGGCGAACGCCTTTCGCTGTCCGCCCTCCACCAGCTGGGCGGCACCCTCGGCGGCTATTCCTTCGTGAAAGTCGTGGTGGACCGGGAAACCTCGGTGATCCACTTCCTGAACGACGCGCGCCATTCCTTTCACGCGATCTATATCGGCGAAGAGATCCTCGGCGTCCCCGGAGAACGGGTGCGCGCGGAGATCGACTCGTACAACCAGGCGTTCTACCACGCACCGGACCGCCGGTTCCTGCTCGGCATCCTCGCCCGGCACCCGCAGCTGCTTTCGCTGGAGACGGTCGAGGTCGACACGATGCCGGCGGCGCTGATCCGCGAGTTCCACGCCTTCGTCGCGGAGTACGTCGACCCGGCGCTGCCGCTGGTGTTCAAGCCGGCCAACCAGCTGCAGGAGCGGATCGTCCGGGAGATCCCGGCGGACGAGCTGCCCCGCGTCTTCGCGCACGAGCTGTTCTCCACGGCGCCGTTCGTGGCGCTGAACCCCGGCACGGCCACCGGACGGCTGCGCGCGTTCCGCACCGAGGCCGAGTACCGGGCGGCCACGCTGGACTGGACGGACATCATCGTGATGGACCGCGTCCCCGACGACGTCCCGCGGCTGTCCGGCATCGTCAACGCCCGGCACACGACGCCGTTGTCGCACACCAACGTGCTGGCCACCGGCTGGCAGATCCCGAACGCCGTCCAGCTCGGCGCCCTCGCCGAAGTCGACCGCCGCGGCCTCGACGGCAAGTGGGTCGAGTACACAGTGGACACCCAGGCGCTGTCCCTGCGGGAGATCCCCGCGCCGGCCGCGGCGACACCGCCGAGCTGGTACGCCCAGCGCGTCACGCTGGAGCAGCCGGAAGCCGACCACAGCCCGATCGTGAACCTCGCGCGGCTGCGCGCGGCCGACCGCTACCGCTACGGCACCAAGGCGGCCAACCTCGGCGAGCTGCACCACGTCCTGGCCCGCGGTTCGGAGCGCCTGCTCGGCTTCTACCAGGTACCGCGTCCCCCGCGCGACAACCTGCTGCCATACCTGGCCCGGCTGCTGGACGTCCCCGCCGATCCCGCTTCGGGCCCGGCGGTCCCCGACCTGACCGCCGCGGCTCGCCGCCTGCTCGACGAGCGCGTCCGCGTGCCCCGCGGGATCGCCGTGCCGTTCTCGCTGCAGCGGCGGTTCCTGGAGTCGTCGCCGCGGATCCAGCAGGCCATCGGCAAGCTGAAGATGGCCCTGGAACTGGACGCGCGGGAGATCGAGCCGCTGTGCGTCGAGCTGCAGACGCTGATCCGGTCGGCCCGCATGCCGGGCGCGCTGGCCGGCGAGATCGACTCCGCGCTGGTGTCGCAGCTGGCCGGCGTGCGCTCGTTCGTCGTGCGCAGTTCGTCGAACGCCGAAGACCTCGCCGGGTTCTCGGCCGCCGGCATCTACGAGTCGCTCAACCACGTCACCACCGCCGAGCGGATCTTCGCCAGCGTCAAGGAGGTCTGGGCGTCGCTGGTGTCGGTGCGCAGCGTCCGCCTGCGCCGGCAGGCCGGGATCTCCCTCGACGACTGCTACATGGGTGTCGTGATCCAGGAGCAGGTCACGGCCGACTTCGGCGGCGTGCTGGTGACGACGAACCCGATGAACCGCGCGGACTTCCGCACGGTGTACGTCAACGTGTCGCCCCGGGTCACCGACGTCGTCGAGGGGTCGGCCCTGCCGATGCAGTACCTGTATTCGACGGTCGAGGGCGGCGGCCGCACGGTGTCGCTCGGCGACGCGTCCGAGGACCTCGACGAAGCCGCCCACGAGCAGCTGCAACGGCTCGCCGTCGCCGGCCGCCTCCTGCAGGGCCACTTCTCGCCCGACTACACGTTCGACTCGCCGGTGGACGTCGAGTGGCTCGCCGACCGCGACCACATCCACCTCGTGCAGCTGCGTCCGTATTCCGTTTGA
- a CDS encoding regulatory protein RecX, with product MARAPKVPPAELPPEERYKKAKEICYDLLAVRARTQEELRQALRRKGFDEETSETLLGKLDRAGLVNDAEFAELWVKSRHETQGLSRTALMAELRRKGVDDEVAAQAAGEVDRESEEQMARELVRKRLGSLGNVDEQTALRRLLGFLARKGYPQGLAYTVIKEELREYGAESTLLDDAFID from the coding sequence GAGGGCGCCGAAGGTTCCCCCGGCGGAGCTGCCTCCCGAGGAGCGGTACAAGAAGGCCAAGGAGATCTGTTACGACCTCCTGGCCGTGCGTGCGCGTACTCAGGAGGAGCTCCGGCAGGCTTTGCGCCGCAAGGGGTTCGACGAGGAGACCAGCGAAACCCTGCTCGGCAAGCTGGACCGGGCAGGGTTGGTGAACGACGCGGAGTTCGCCGAGCTGTGGGTGAAGTCGCGGCACGAGACGCAGGGCCTGTCGCGCACCGCCCTGATGGCCGAGCTGCGGCGCAAGGGCGTCGACGACGAGGTCGCCGCCCAGGCGGCGGGTGAGGTCGACCGCGAGTCCGAGGAGCAGATGGCCAGGGAACTGGTCCGCAAGCGTCTCGGCTCCCTGGGCAACGTCGACGAACAGACAGCACTGCGGCGGCTGCTCGGCTTCCTGGCGCGCAAGGGCTACCCGCAGGGGCTGGCGTACACCGTCATCAAGGAGGAACTCCGCGAGTACGGCGCGGAGTCCACCCTCCTCGACGACGCGTTCATCGACTGA
- the eda gene encoding bifunctional 4-hydroxy-2-oxoglutarate aldolase/2-dehydro-3-deoxy-phosphogluconate aldolase: MTTGQDLLELSPVMPVVVLDDAGDAVPTARALLAGGIGVIELTLRTRAALSAIERIAAEVPDIVIGAGTVTAPEHAKQAADAGAKFLVTPGCTDAVVDACFETGLPFLPGASTVSEAMRLAERGLSALKFFPAEASGGVAYLKSIAGPLPSLKFCPTGGITAATAPSYLALPNVGCIGGSWLTSSLDVATIEKLAAEAAKL, translated from the coding sequence GTGACCACCGGTCAGGACCTGCTCGAGCTGTCCCCCGTGATGCCCGTCGTGGTGCTCGACGACGCCGGCGACGCCGTGCCCACGGCCCGGGCGCTGCTCGCCGGCGGGATCGGGGTCATCGAGCTGACCCTGCGCACGCGAGCGGCGCTGTCCGCGATCGAGCGCATCGCCGCCGAGGTGCCGGACATCGTCATCGGCGCCGGCACCGTCACCGCGCCGGAGCACGCGAAGCAGGCCGCCGACGCGGGGGCGAAGTTCCTCGTGACGCCGGGCTGCACCGACGCGGTCGTCGACGCGTGCTTCGAGACCGGCCTGCCGTTCCTGCCCGGCGCGAGCACCGTGTCCGAGGCGATGCGGCTGGCGGAGCGCGGGCTTTCGGCGCTGAAGTTCTTCCCGGCGGAGGCGTCGGGCGGGGTCGCGTACCTGAAGTCGATCGCGGGCCCGCTGCCGTCGCTGAAGTTCTGCCCGACCGGCGGGATCACGGCGGCCACGGCACCCTCGTACCTGGCGCTGCCGAACGTCGGCTGCATCGGCGGTTCGTGGCTGACGTCCTCGCTGGACGTCGCCACGATCGAGAAGCTGGCCGCGGAAGCCGCGAAGCTGTAG